One segment of Ziziphus jujuba cultivar Dongzao chromosome 12, ASM3175591v1 DNA contains the following:
- the LOC107429360 gene encoding probable ribose-5-phosphate isomerase 2, with the protein MAIPYPHFIASEKSAMETGILVPSPSSSTVPPVILTQDELKKIAAYKAVEYVESGMVLGLGTGSTAKHAVDRIGELLRQGKLENIIGIPTSKKTHEQAVSLGIPLSDLDSHPVIDLAIDGADEVDPHMNLVKGRGGSLLREKMVEGACKKFVVIVDETKLVKYVGGSGLAMPVEIIPFCWKFTATRLQNLFEYAGCTAKLRTFGENNEPFVTDNGNYIVDLYFKKDMGDLRAASDAILQLAGVVEHGMFLDMATTVIVAGELGVKVTNKQRDV; encoded by the coding sequence ATGGCTATCCCGTATCCCCATTTCATTGCTTCCGAGAAATCGGCCATGGAAACCGGTATTTTGGTTCCTTCACCGTCATCTTCCACCGTACCCCCTGTGATTCTGACCCAGGACGAGTTGAAGAAGATCGCGGCGTACAAAGCCGTCGAATACGTCGAGTCCGGCATGGTACTCGGCCTGGGAACCGGTTCGACGGCGAAACACGCCGTCGACCGAATCGGCGAGCTCTTGCGCCAGGGAAAGCTCGAGAACATTATAGGAATACCCACTTCGAAAAAGACCCACGAACAGGCTGTGTCACTGGGAATTCCATTGTCCGATCTCGATTCCCACCCCGTCATCGATCTGGCTATCGACGGTGCTGATGAGGTAGACCCGCATATGAATTTGGTTAAAGGCCGAGGTGGGTCGCTTCTGAGAGAGAAAATGGTTGAAGGGGCTTGTAAGAAATTCGTGGTCATTGTTGATGAAACCAAGCTGGTTAAGTATGTTGGTGGGAGTGGTTTGGCTATGCCGGTTGAGATTATCCCCTTTTGTTGGAAGTTCACTGCTACGAGGCTTCAGAACTTGTTCGAGTATGCGGGTTGTACTGCAAAGCTCAGAACTTTTGGAGAAAATAACGAACCCTTTGTCACAGACAATGGGAACTACATCGTAGACTTGTATTTCAAGAAAGATATGGGGGATTTAAGGGCTGCTAGCGATGCAATTTTGCAACTTGCTGGTGTTGTTGAGCATGGAATGTTTTTGGATATGGCGACCACTGTGATTGTTGCAGGGGAGCTCGGTGTCAAGGTGACGAATAAGCAGCGAGATGTATGA
- the LOC107429372 gene encoding transcription factor ABORTED MICROSPORES has translation MKMVMQNLLESIRPLVGLQGWDYCVLWKLSEDQSTMIELMHCCCGGVESSQNGGEEEHHFSVPPILTCRDTIFQHPRTHACDLLSQLPYSVPIDSGNIYGQTLVSNQPNWSHVSCSTDSSVLEEIVGTRVLVPMPGGLIELFVTKQVPEDQNVIDFITTEFNNISFLDNENEDHHQEATNQFQLPPEHCSDQIDDEDDVKNSSRPGQSKNLFAERKRRKKLNDRLYVLRSLVPNISKMDKASILRDAIEFVKDLQKQAKELQDELKSECDNDKVPNRFDIVGKSYNESVTKENKDSVTTNNDKAQQMEPQVEVAQINGNEFFVKVFCEHRPGGFIRLIEALNSLGLVVSNANVTRSTGLVSNVFKVEKRNSEVEVDHVRDSLLELTQNPPRVWPDMSKASENGCRFQ, from the exons ATGAAGATGGTTATGCAGAACCTCCTCGAGAGTATTAGGCCTCTTGTGGGTTTGCAAGGCTGGGATTATTGTGTTCTCTGGAAATTGAGTGAAGACCAaag CACAATGATCGAGTTGATGCATTGTTGTTGTGGAGGGGTAGAAAGCAGCCAAAATGGTGGAGAAGAAGAACATCATTTTTCAGTTCCTCCAATTCTTACCTGCAGAGATACCATATTTCAGCACCCAAGAACACATGCTTGTGATCTCCTTAGCCAACTTCCATATTCTGTACCCATAGATtctgg GAATATTTATGGACAGACTTTGGTATCAAACCAACCCAATTGGTCACACGTAAGCTGTAGCACAGATTCCTCTGTACTGGAA GAAATTGTTGGGACCAGGGTTTTAGTTCCCATGCCAGGAGGATTGATTGAACTATTTGTAACTAAACAA GTACCTGAAGATCAGAATGTCATTGACTTTATCACAACCGAATTTAACAATATCTCATTTTTGGACAATGAAAATGAAGATCATCATCAGGAGGCTACTAATCAATTCCAGCTACCACCAGAGCATTGCAGTGATCAaattgatgatgaagatgatgtgAAGAATTCATCACGGCCAGGCCAATCCAAAAACCTTTTTGcagagaggaagagaaggaagaagCTTAATGACAGACTTTATGTCCTTCGCTCTTTAGTCCCTAATATTTCTAAG ATGGACAAGGCTTCCATTCTAAGGGATGCAATAGAGTTTGTGAAGGATTTGCAAAAGCAAGCAAAAGAACTCCAAGATGAGCTTAAATCTGAATGTGATAATGATAAAGTTCCAAATAGGTTTGATATTGTGGGAAAATCATACAATGAAAGTGtcacaaaagaaaacaaggacTCTGTTACTACTAATAATGACAAAGCACAACAAATGGAG CCACAAGTGGAAGTAGCTCAGATAAATGGAAATGAGTTCTTTGTGAAGGTATTCTGTGAGCACAGGCCTGGTGGGTTTATAAGATTAATAGAGGCATTGAATTCTCTGGGCCTAGTTGTGAGTAATGCAAATGTGACTAGGTCTACAGGCCTTGTCTCCAACGTTTTTAAAGTAGAG AAAAGGAATAGTGAAGTTGAAGTTGATCATGTGAGGGACTCCTTACTTGAGCTTACACAGAACCCACCTAGAGTATGGCCAGATATGTCTAAAGCATCTGAAAATGGCTGCCGGTTTCAGTGA